AACTGCAACTAAACAATGAAGTGAACTGAATGCTATATCCTGGGGAGGGGGGTCTCCTGGTGAAAGTATTGGCAGTAATTGGCATGTAAGATTTTAAATGTATCGTATTATCACTTAGCAATaagcattgttttttatttgtaaccTTAGAATGAGCTCTTTAATTTTACAGAGGGGGCGTGTTCCATCAACCAACGTCGTTTTCACATAAGGACTCCtaaaaatatctagataatgtCACATAGGCTCCTTACAGCAGGAGACTATTCCTGTCTCTGCCAAACAGAGCAGGGTTTATCAGAGACTACCTCCAGAATTTGGGAGTAGAGAGGAGGGAATGGCCTTCAGTCCAGACCACAACCCCATTGACCACTTGTGGGATCAGCTCTTGCTAGAGTGACCAACACAAGCACATTGGCTGACTTAAGACAAATGTTGGTTGAAGAATGGGATGCCACCCCACAGCAGTGTGTGACCAGGCTGGTGACCAGCACGAGGAGGAGGTGCCAGGCTGTTCTGGCTGTGTAAGGTTCTTCCACATGCTAACGAGGCTCCTGTTTGTTAGATGAATAAATTGTTCAATTGCTAATATGTCTTGTTTCTTCAGACTTCAATCATCCAATCCActaaacaacagcaaacaagagtcaacagcagttgtttttcaaaagtttttcatgggcgcaacccacatactaagctctgctgctcatctcaCAATTGCATGTaacttacaaatgtggcaccatttagaagggaaataaacaggctttccaacggtataagatttattgccaagaagcattgttacaacaaagaaataatctaccaaacaaaTTTACCAAATTTCCTCACCTTTTGTGCGATGTTTATATACCATCATTTATGGGCTGCACTGTGGTGCgctggttagcgctgttgcctcacagcaaggaggttcctgTTTCAAATTCCTGTCACACATGtgaagtttgcatgttctccccatgcatgCGAGagtgggttctctctgggtactctggcttcctcccacagtccaaagacatgctcgttaggttaactggtgacacTAAATTGCCCGTAGTTCTGCAtttgagtgtggctggttgtctgtctctatatgtcagccctgtgattgactgggtACAGGGTGTACCATGCCCcccgcccaatgacagctgagattggctccagccccgcCCCGCGACCCCAAACAGGAAAAGTGGTAAagacaatggatggatggaccgTAAATATAAACCAGTGTTGCTTTGGTAGGGAACAaattatttcttaaaaaaagagacaaaaaacaaaaagtattattttattattttatttcagaccGCTTTcatcatcaataaaaaaaatactttgaagaaaaaaaggcttaaGAGATATGAAGGAAACATCTTCAAGTAAATTCAATATATTTATCTACGGGGATGCTTAAGCATAAACAGGAATGCAAATAAAGGTTTAGGTAAAGGTTTTGCTTGCTCAAATAAAATGGTTAACATGTTTTTAGCAGTCCAGCACTCTCAGTGATGCCGTCTTCACCAACTATTATACAAAAAGCTAGGGCTGTCGACAAAACGATTCAACTTTTTAATCGCAGCTTTAATCggatgtttgaaattccattattcaCACTAGTGAcattcttttccatcactgtaaCTACACGGGGCACTGCAGAGACATATCCATGGTGtgctaaagggacaaaatatcatcaacaaattaaaaaacatttaattaattttagACCTTATTAATCAGGATTAACTAgataatgctgacagccctagaaaaacacaaaacagctgTTCAATGGTTTCACAAGCTAGCTCAAGTTGTTCCAAGATACACACAGTGTTACATTCAtcagtttttacatttaaatatggCTTTCACATAACTACCTCGTTTAATCCcctgaacattttatttcattgaccAAAACATGTTCCGTCCTACTGCCTGACACCAGAGTACACACATTCACTCCAGGTATCATCCCTCTCTTTCCTTGATCTGCTGGCCTTGTGACCACTCAGGGCAGCATAATGGAGGTTGTCTGCTTCTTGGTCACCCTAGcaacagaaaacacaccaaCTAGAGAAGTTACATGcagattttcagctttttttttttttgcctcatttAATTTCCAAAAAGTAAAaccttttgattattttttaagcGATTCAAAGTTTACATCACTATTATGCAATGCTCTGTTGAGGTATATTAATGCTTTAACTTATAATGTATCTGATGACTCTCAGTGAAGTTGCATTTCACATGACTACATTTGGTCACTATGAATCTGTCTGGTAGGGGCGTCACAGTACACAGAGGTCACAGTGTTGATGAAGTGTGCAGTTGCTGTGGGATAGCTTTAAGTGTCACAGGAAGTCCATCCATCTGTCGTTAGTGCAACAACACTGTGTTCATTCATGCTCACTCACTGCTTGTGTACAGCAGTGAAGGGCAGGGACCGCTTACTGACTTATGGGAGCACAGGGTGGGATATTGTAACGAGGATTGAGTACTTTCAATAAACACTTGAGGCCAATGTCCTCTACTTCTGCATATGGGTGCAAAGCCTAAAATATGTATAACCTTGGTCATGACTTTGACCCTCTCTGCCTTCATAtctggagtttaaaaaaagaaacagcaggtATAAGTTGTTGGACACTGGTTTTCTTTTGTCTAGGTCTTCTAGATTGGCTGTCATCTtactctttttcttcttgtgttttattgtgtctgcttcttcttctgagtTTGTTGTTTAATAGCAATTTGGCAAACAAAGCATTACCGCCACCTGGATTTGGGTGTGGATATTGCCTTGggtaatttctttttttctccactcaggCGTATTCGTCTAACTCCAATTCCCACATACTTTGGTCCATCAGACAGGGAaccagtggggcagggcgcgCTGCCCAACAAAGCAAAGCCATGGCGCTGACGGCCCCGCGGCGGAAATGAGGAGTTATGACTTGTCGCAACAAATCATGTTGTCCATTTCTTCATGGTTCATGACAAATACACATCATGTAACACCTGGTTTGTTTGGTATAATCCAAAAGATGAATAGAAATTTTCCAAGAATTTAGGTATGGTTCCTTTggtcaaaggttttttttttacatttttagaagaGTAGCTGAAATATAGAATACTTGCAACTAAGATTTTTGATTCAGCGCCCGGGTGTTTTCaagatatttgttaaataataatgtTGACTATTAAAGCACCACCATGTTTTGTGCCTTAGAAGTGAGTGAAAATATCAACCCCTCTGCCTGTTTTGTGAGTTTTGCTCTAAGTGTTTTGATGCCCCaaaattaattttatttaaccatAAGGAAAACACAATTCAGCTGTTATGACCGGTACATAAAACTGTCAAGCTAACTCAGTTAAATCAACAGTAATTTTAACAGATTATATTTACCTCTGCCGTTGCTGTAGTGGAGGCTGACACTCTTTGAGACTCTGTCATGAAATAGGAAAGgctctttatttaaaagaaatcttCAGCAAACCCAAGTTGttggacagaaacagaaacacttacCTGAACATTGGCTGCTTCTTTTGCTCATCTTGCATACATAGATAATCAGTGCGACAACCAGGATGGTGGTGAATGCCAAACATCCactcaagaaaaacacaagagagtCAAGAGTGTTTTCAACATCTGCAGAAAGTATGCATGAGACAATAGGAAGCATTTTAGTAGGATTAACAGATTTATACTGGCTATATTTAGCcataatattttttattccGGATATTTGCAGATTTCTCAATATTGATCAAGATGTTGGTGGATATGAGCAAAGAAATACCAAATTTGGTTAGGGAACTGGCCATTGGAACCATAGGCTAGTTTAAAATGCCCCCGTGTTTGAGTGGAAACCAAATATTGTCAGGTAATTTATTGATTTCCGGATTTAGGTAACATCTGGTAGTATCTGGAGTAAGTAATAGTTTCAACTTTGTACTTACTGGCTAAGTCCAGCTTGGTCCCGTTTCCAAACAGAATGTGTCCACATGTGGCAACAGCGCAGTAGTAAGTCCCAGCATGAGAAAGATTCAGGTTCTTCATTGGCAAGTTGTAGACACAAGTGTTTGTAATGGGTTTTCTAACACACTGATCATTACTGTCTCCGTGGGTGTAAATGAGTCCTGGATGAGATTCTTCAGAGTTTTTGAACCAGTAAACACTGTGTTCTCCATCACAGGTCCCAGTGTGGACTGTACAGTTTAGAGTCACAGAGCCTCCTGGCTGGATGGTCTCAGGTTCTGACTGACGGACCATCACTGTGATGTTCCAACCAGTACCTTTCACACTAAGAGTAGTTCCATCTGCAAATTGAAAACTGTATGCATAGCTACTTACACAGTAATAGGTGGCTGAATCCAAAGTGATCAAATTTGTGATTTTCAAGTGGTTGTTCCCATCTTTAGTCTTCAATGTGAAGCGTGAATTGCCCTTGAACTCTTCACTAAAAGTGCCATTTGAATTGTGTTTATAGAAACTAGAGATGAGCCTCGGCTTCTGTCCCAGAGCCTGTTTGTACCAGAAAATCATTGCTGCCACATCACCCTCAAAGAAACATTGTAAAGTCACGCTGTCACCGACGTCAGCCATCACAAAACTTCTCTCTTGGCGTACATTAAAGGACATTTTGACACCAGTTGTCAGAGCTGTaaataaagaagacaaaaagggATATATGTAATATGGAAGTTTATCTTAGTGATTGAAAATGATCACTGAATATACATTCGCTGGAAAGAAATACATCCAGAATAAATTTGACTTACCTATTCTCCACAGGCAAAAAGCAGTCAGGTATAAAGCTAACCTCAGAGATGTCATCATGATCAAACTGTCTTGATGAATGAAGATAACCTCAAATGTCCTTGACTCTTACAGGAGAGGACTGTCTGTGATTGGCTAACAAGAAGTGACAACCCATGGTCACGGCCCcctccattcattcattctcGAGAAGAAAGTCACTTAAAGAGACTCAACTCCCATAACATGACTGATGTTTCAAATCACACAGCATGAACACAATCAAATGGGACAgtctaaatcagtggttctcaactggtctgtCCTcgggacccaccaccaactccttcatgaaaaaacGGGACCCGAATTCCAGATTTTgttttaaccaatcagattttttcaatgaaaaattgtgcagtttggacctcagacggtacaaaacatgtgacagaacaatgAGACGGAGCAAAACACAGATGTTGAAAAAGCGCTTCATGGACTTTTTGACTCTATATTTTACAGGCATGTATTagtgacccactgaaaatggctcggAGACCCAATTTTGAGAAACACTGGTCTAATTGCTCAACTTAAGTCACTCGCTTTTTATaaacagcaacagaaaaaaatgacaggaaTAGGCACATTTGTATATATTAACTTATTAATTTTTGCCTGTTTCCGAGCTAATGCTTGGACTTAAATGCACAAGAAgccttattttatttaacaatatggtcaatggacttgagcttatatagcgctttcctagtcttccgactactcaaagcacttttacaccacatgtcacacccacccattcacacactgatggtagtgatgatcgctatgtagtatcatccatcagaagtaactaatgccattcatacactgccactgaagcagcgggagcaattcagggttaagtgtcttgcccaaggacacattggacatgttgcccagctggggatcgaaccctcgacccttgaccttccggttgaaaggcggtgactctaccaactgagccacagccgccctcaACAATGTTCTATGTTTAAACCAGTGACCTATTATGCTAATCCCCTTTTAAAACTCCTGGCTGAATGCTTCCCACATGGGAAAAGTGTCAGATCAACACCGccgttcgctgccactctagtcaatgattgtgtttccacagtgagTGTCTTGGTCTGTTTCCGGAGCGTGCCAccagcgccactacgctctgctccgtttcagaTATGCTGTGATTCCATTTTCCACCGAGTCAATGCAGGCACGTGTCAAGCTGGATAGAATATAACAACccgaacaggaagtcagacaaggaaatgcacagagagTCCggtcaataataaaaaaaaataacacacacacacaatatgcaGATCTAGTGGGGCGCACTAAacggcttgttctgcaaatctcCTGATATGAAACTAAGAAATTCACGAGACAGCTTAAAGCCTCTACGTTATCCATTGAAACCTCTTCTCTCAGCCCTGGAAAACAGCCCTCTCCTGGTAGCCCTGCAGTATTCTGAAGGCTTTCTTTTGAAAAACCTGATTCCTAGATTTAATCCTATGTGATAGAATTTTTAGTCGTGGGGATCACCAAAGACAACAGAGTTTATCTTCTAGGAACCATGAATGTCTTTGTCAGATTCAATGGAAATTTTTGAATGGGAGTTTTGAATGGGATGATCACTTggcttttattttatcaatatcTTTTACAAATTTGACTGAGACATTCAAGTTCAACCGTGGAGCTGCTGTGCATGAAAACACTGCTAACTTCCTGTCTGAAACCACAGACAAAGAGTGTGATGGGGGCCTTGAAGAGATGCCTGACCAAGTAGTTGAATTGAAGACTTACAAATACAGAGACTCTATAAAAAGATAGCTAAATCTCTGGGTCTGTGGTGTTCTGTTGGCACAAAGTGTCACATTGGAATACTTGGTAAGTGGTTGGAAAAAGCTAATAACTACACTAGAGATGGACACCTTTTTTGTGACCGACCTTTTCATTTATTCTGAACAAGATTTGTAGGTTTACATCATCAGATAGATCCAGTAGATTACATCTCAAAGAACCAAACAAAAATGACGATATCACCAACATAACATACACCTGCAAATATGGATTTAAGTGGAcacctttttttcccaccatGTTCACGATGTGTTTCAAGGTAATGCTAGTGTTGCAACTGTGCTATGAAAAGGCTGGCCTTACTTAGTCCCATTGTTTCAATTATTGCATGATGTTTGGGGAGCTTTGCTGACCATAACCCTCGTGCAATAAATGTGAGCAGTCTAGCTTCCTGATGGCTGCTAAGATGTTTTATTCAAGTTCTCATTTGCTTTTGATGCCACGACTGAGTTTCACTTTCTGTTGAGTTTGGTGGTCTCACGTTATCTTGTTCTTTTCTATAGCTTTAGTCTCTTTCTGTGActaattttatgaataaattcCATCTTTAGTTCCAAATTGGGAGCAAATAGCAAATAGATGCTGGGTTTAATTATTGTATAAGGAAATACTCACACCTGAACTACAAATTCCACACAATTTGACAATATGTCCATCTTCTAACATGTTTCCACTTGACATCTAAGTATCTATGAGCATGAGTCATTATTTCAGCAAAGCATCACTCAGAGGGGGCTATGGAGCAGATAGGTGTGGCCTGTAAACATCGGCCAAATTCTCACTCAAGTCTGAAGGGCTTTGCAGGAGGCCCACCATtggtactgttttttttatgtttcttctttttattttacaatgaaAACTCTCTAAGTGCCAGAAACTGACACTAGAGAACCAGAGAGTTGATTGGATTGTTGTAGGTTGTAGATTACGGTTGTGTGTCTGTAGATTGCACACTACAGTTATGTTGAGGGtggaaaacaaaatgctttcacaatggaaaaaaaaacctggctGCTGGAGGCTCTTTTATACAAGTTTATTGAAAGGCAGAACTTTATATTCAGTGAATCAAGGCAACACCTGACAGAAAAATTTACATTATATATCTtgataaacacattcatttaaacatgttcttacatatttacagtttacaaAGTCATAATGTGCAGCTCTACTGCCTCACACTGGAGTACACACATTCGCTTAgggtgtcacactcatgtcTTGTTGGTCTGTTGTTGACCTTTTGTACCCTCAGAACAGAGTAATGGATGCCGTCTGTGTCTTGGAAATCCTGGtattaaaaaatgacaacattaaTCAATATTGTATTACATTACCGGTAAAAAATGGGCCTTTTAACCCAGACTAATATAACAGCACTTATAAGGTAGAATATTTTTGGTTTTGCGAAAGGCCATTTTTACTGAATGAACAAGTTAACAATAAgaacgtttgtttgtttgttttatttggatcccTATTAGCTTCAACATAGCAAGAAGCTATTCTCCCTGGGGTCCGCAGATTATATTGTGAGAATACAGTTTACAGATTCATTATATATTATTCTTTTCACACTACACAAACATTCCACAACATATCTACAATAACTAAAAATAGACAATTgacataaatgaataaaaacccaaaagaaacagacaaacacaaaggctcCATCAGATTTACAGCATCTAAAACATCACAtggttacacacacaaaaaaaggactgGCATTCTCATATATATCATTCATGTCTTcatgtttaatctcttaaggtgaggttttgagataagtcCTCATGAGattctacctcacctgcacatttgttttaattttctgtttgactcttctttcaaaaaatgtgcaaataaactaaactgaacATCTTAGAGATTATTAAAGGcaagtcggttgtctctcaaccagaatgTCTGGGCTTTGACCCccatctcctgcagccacatgtccaatgtgtccttaagcaagaaacttaaccccaagttactcCCCCTGCTTCATCGGCAATTTATTAATGTGTATTAATGTGATTGGTttcttctgatggacacttcatatagcagcctcttccatcagtgtgtgaatgggtgttaATGTGTAGGTGTTACCTGCGATGTAAAAACGCTtttagtagtcagaagactagaaatgtgCTGTACacgctcaagtccatttaccattttaacatttaatgatGAATAACTAAAAGGTTTTGGTCCTGAACAGAACAGAAGTGCAAAGTACAACCAGAAACTCCAGTTCTTGAGCGTTCAGGTTCTGGGTGCACTACTTGCAGGTTAGAGGTAAAGGGACAGTACTTATATAGCACTGTTCtggtcttctgaccactcaaagtgcACTTCCACTACacgtcacattcacccattcacaccacattcccACCATTATGTTAGAGGTCACTATattaagtgtccatcagtattacaCATTAAAAGGCCGCTGGCTATGCCAATTTATAGGGTTATAGCGTTCAGTGTCTTGTCGCAGGCCACTTGGACATTTGGACTACGGGAGTTGAGATCAAACCACCAACATTTTAATTGAAAGACGACTAaatctaccactgagccacagctacCCCAGGTAAGAAGACATGCCAGTGTAAGCAGTTTAACTAAAAACGATTGTTCTGAATtgggccatttttttttaactttgcagaCTAGCTCTTGAACTTATTTTGTTGAAGACATtgataaggaaaaaaaaaactc
This portion of the Labrus bergylta chromosome 22, fLabBer1.1, whole genome shotgun sequence genome encodes:
- the LOC109992814 gene encoding uncharacterized protein, whose translation is MMTSLRLALYLTAFCLWRIALTTGVKMSFNVRQERSFVMADVGDSVTLQCFFEGDVAAMIFWYKQALGQKPRLISSFYKHNSNGTFSEEFKGNSRFTLKTKDGNNHLKITNLITLDSATYYCVSSYAYSFQFADGTTLSVKGTGWNITVMVRQSEPETIQPGGSVTLNCTVHTGTCDGEHSVYWFKNSEESHPGLIYTHGDSNDQCVRKPITNTCVYNLPMKNLNLSHAGTYYCAVATCGHILFGNGTKLDLANVENTLDSLVFFLSGCLAFTTILVVALIIYVCKMSKRSSQCSESQRVSASTTATAEGDQEADNLHYAALSGHKASRSRKERDDTWSECVYSGVRQ